The proteins below are encoded in one region of Polynucleobacter sp. AP-Elch-400A-B2:
- a CDS encoding GNAT family N-acetyltransferase, protein MHNKLANSHLPSKPYAAGSVVPIRELHAGHRERILQHLLLLNEEDRRLRFGTQTPDEVIHRYVEKLDFKIDAIFGSFDSELNLIGMAHLAYLPKIKDQPLAAEFGVSVLPNGRGQGIGTALLARASMHSRNTRIEILFVHCLANNRAMMRLAQKAGMLVEYAHGDADAYLKLPPANSGTIVEEAANEQWADFDYALKENFKRSNDAWSWFLGKPVVRPT, encoded by the coding sequence ATGCACAATAAACTAGCAAACAGTCACTTACCCAGCAAGCCATATGCTGCTGGCTCAGTCGTGCCTATTCGCGAATTACATGCTGGCCATAGAGAGCGCATTCTTCAGCATCTTTTGCTGCTAAATGAGGAGGATCGTCGTCTTCGCTTCGGCACTCAAACTCCTGATGAGGTTATTCATCGCTATGTAGAGAAGCTTGATTTCAAAATAGATGCAATATTTGGCAGCTTTGACTCCGAGCTAAATTTGATTGGCATGGCGCATTTGGCGTATCTACCCAAAATAAAAGACCAGCCACTAGCTGCAGAATTTGGCGTATCGGTGCTGCCTAATGGCCGGGGGCAGGGCATTGGTACAGCATTATTGGCCCGCGCCTCAATGCACTCACGCAATACTCGGATCGAAATTTTATTCGTACATTGCCTAGCAAATAACAGGGCGATGATGCGTCTGGCGCAAAAGGCGGGCATGCTTGTTGAGTACGCCCATGGTGATGCCGATGCTTACTTAAAATTACCGCCTGCAAATTCAGGTACGATTGTCGAAGAGGCTGCAAACGAACAGTGGGCTGACTTTGACTACGCCCTAAAAGAAAACTTTAAGCGTTCAAATGATGCGTGGTCCTGGTTTCTTGGAAAGCCAGTCGTTCGCCCAACTTAA
- the nusG gene encoding transcription termination/antitermination protein NusG, whose product MIDAELVSNPQATGNMRWYVIHAYSGMEKSVKRGLEERIARSGMPEKFGRILVPSEEVVEIKSGAKSVSERRFFPGYVLIEMEMTDESWHLVKNTPKVTGFVGGVRNRPSPISTAEVAKIMDQMQAGVDKPKPKTLFEVGEIVRVKEGPFIDFNGNIEEVNYEKSRLRVSVTIFGRGTPVELEFGQVEKM is encoded by the coding sequence ATGATTGATGCTGAATTAGTCTCAAACCCACAAGCAACCGGCAATATGCGCTGGTACGTTATTCATGCTTATTCGGGCATGGAAAAAAGCGTAAAAAGAGGCTTAGAAGAGCGTATTGCTCGCTCTGGAATGCCAGAAAAATTTGGCCGCATCTTGGTTCCATCCGAAGAGGTTGTAGAGATCAAGTCAGGCGCAAAATCAGTATCTGAACGTCGTTTTTTCCCAGGATACGTCCTGATTGAGATGGAAATGACTGACGAGAGCTGGCATTTGGTGAAAAATACACCAAAAGTGACCGGTTTCGTTGGCGGTGTTCGTAACCGCCCAAGCCCTATATCTACAGCGGAAGTAGCCAAAATCATGGATCAGATGCAAGCTGGGGTGGATAAGCCTAAGCCTAAGACCCTGTTTGAGGTGGGTGAGATCGTGCGCGTTAAAGAAGGTCCATTTATTGATTTCAATGGCAATATCGAAGAAGTCAATTATGAGAAGTCAAGATTGCGCGTTTCTGTTACAATTTTTGGCCGCGGTACCCCAGTTGAGCTGGAGTTCGGCCAGGTAGAAAAGATGTAA
- the rplK gene encoding 50S ribosomal protein L11 yields the protein MAKKIIGFIKLQIPAGKANPSPPVGPALGQRGLNIMEFCKAFNAQTQSMEPGLPIPVVITAFADKSFTFIMKTPPATIMIKKAAKIEKGSPRPHTDKVGKITRAQAEEIAKAKMPDLTAADMDAAVRTIAGSARSMGITVEGL from the coding sequence ATGGCAAAGAAGATCATTGGCTTTATCAAGTTGCAGATCCCTGCAGGTAAAGCAAATCCATCACCGCCAGTAGGCCCAGCATTGGGTCAACGTGGTCTCAACATCATGGAATTCTGTAAGGCGTTTAATGCTCAAACACAGAGCATGGAACCTGGCCTTCCAATTCCAGTCGTGATTACAGCCTTTGCTGATAAGAGCTTCACTTTCATCATGAAGACGCCTCCAGCGACCATTATGATTAAGAAGGCTGCGAAGATCGAAAAAGGTTCTCCACGTCCCCATACCGATAAGGTAGGAAAAATTACACGTGCTCAAGCAGAAGAAATTGCTAAAGCAAAAATGCCAGATTTGACAGCCGCTGATATGGATGCTGCTGTAAGAACAATCGCTGGTAGCGCCCGTTCAATGGGTATCACAGTGGAAGGTCTCTAA
- a CDS encoding c-type cytochrome, which translates to MNLSMQDLKSVLLTTVFLLCSLSAKASSDDTKAALLAKQNACLGCHAVDKKIVGPSFQAVAKKYANDPSATAFLKNKIIKGGLGSWGVVPMPANAKLSDADVSLLAGWILRGAPSPN; encoded by the coding sequence ATGAATTTATCTATGCAAGATCTGAAATCTGTTTTACTCACTACCGTCTTCTTGCTATGCTCGCTAAGTGCGAAGGCATCTAGTGACGATACAAAGGCGGCTTTACTTGCAAAGCAAAATGCTTGCCTGGGATGTCATGCGGTTGATAAAAAAATTGTGGGCCCTAGCTTTCAAGCGGTTGCAAAAAAATACGCAAATGACCCTAGCGCAACTGCATTTTTAAAAAACAAAATTATTAAAGGTGGCTTGGGATCTTGGGGCGTTGTGCCAATGCCAGCAAATGCAAAGTTGAGTGATGCCGATGTATCTTTATTGGCTGGTTGGATTTTGCGCGGAGCGCCTAGCCCAAATTAA
- the rplA gene encoding 50S ribosomal protein L1, protein MTKLSKRLKAIESKVDRNKFYALEDALNLVKECATAKFDESIDVAVQLGIDAKKSDQVVRGAVVLPAGTGKHVRVAVFAQGEKAEQAKAAGAEIVGMEELAEQIKGGKIDFDILIASPDTMKIVGTLGQVLGPRGLMPNPKVGTVTPDVATAVKNAKAGQVQFRVDKAGIVHASIGRRSFEPAALKSNLLALLEALNKAKPPASKGIYLKKVAVSSTMGAGVRVDQASIQAAQ, encoded by the coding sequence ATGACTAAGTTATCTAAGCGTTTAAAAGCAATCGAATCTAAAGTAGATCGCAATAAGTTTTATGCATTAGAAGATGCATTAAACCTCGTTAAAGAGTGTGCAACTGCTAAGTTCGATGAGTCTATCGACGTTGCAGTTCAGTTGGGTATTGACGCAAAAAAATCTGACCAAGTTGTGCGTGGCGCAGTTGTGCTCCCAGCTGGTACAGGTAAGCATGTTCGTGTAGCGGTATTTGCGCAGGGCGAAAAGGCTGAACAAGCTAAAGCTGCAGGTGCTGAAATCGTTGGCATGGAAGAGCTTGCTGAGCAGATTAAGGGCGGCAAAATTGATTTCGATATTTTGATCGCATCCCCAGACACAATGAAGATCGTTGGTACTTTAGGTCAGGTATTGGGCCCACGTGGTTTGATGCCGAATCCAAAAGTGGGAACTGTTACTCCTGACGTTGCTACTGCAGTGAAGAATGCAAAAGCAGGTCAAGTGCAATTCCGTGTGGACAAAGCCGGTATCGTGCATGCCAGCATTGGTCGTCGTTCATTCGAGCCAGCTGCATTGAAATCCAACTTGCTCGCATTGCTGGAGGCTTTGAACAAAGCTAAGCCACCTGCATCTAAGGGCATTTATTTAAAGAAGGTTGCCGTAAGCAGCACCATGGGTGCAGGCGTACGTGTAGACCAAGCATCGATACAAGCTGCTCAGTAA
- the rsmI gene encoding 16S rRNA (cytidine(1402)-2'-O)-methyltransferase: protein MELSSFDFLKQQDLPAGSLYMVATPIGNLGDITLRALHVLNSVDGIACEDTRHSAPLLQHFGIHKKCVALHEHNEITGAQTIIERLAQNERWAYISDAGTPGVSDPGARLVNAVQKAGFRIIPIPGASAISAAISASGSVMLPSEGRFQFLGFWPNKAKERGALIQDIRNNSKTSIFFESPHQIRETLITLSKELEAERQVIVGRELTKKFEQLVTLTAADIPEWLDKAESLRGEFIILVAGRQAYADEAPENSALLLWANALSPYLGSKEIAAVLAQTLGLSKKEAYQVTLDAKRQNEEE from the coding sequence ATGGAATTAAGCTCCTTTGACTTTTTAAAACAACAGGATCTGCCAGCTGGCTCTCTATACATGGTTGCCACGCCAATTGGCAATTTGGGTGACATTACCTTGCGTGCACTGCATGTGCTTAATTCAGTAGACGGTATTGCCTGTGAAGATACGAGGCATAGCGCGCCCCTGCTGCAACATTTTGGCATTCATAAGAAATGTGTCGCTTTGCATGAACACAATGAAATTACTGGTGCGCAAACCATTATTGAGCGCCTCGCTCAAAATGAACGCTGGGCTTACATTTCAGATGCCGGTACACCCGGAGTATCAGATCCCGGCGCAAGATTGGTGAACGCGGTACAAAAGGCTGGCTTTCGCATTATTCCCATTCCTGGTGCAAGCGCGATTTCTGCCGCTATTTCTGCTAGTGGCTCTGTCATGCTGCCATCAGAAGGGCGCTTTCAGTTTCTGGGCTTCTGGCCAAATAAAGCAAAAGAGCGGGGCGCCCTTATTCAAGATATTCGTAACAATTCAAAAACGAGCATCTTTTTTGAATCACCACATCAAATACGCGAGACCCTGATAACGCTAAGCAAAGAACTAGAGGCCGAGCGACAGGTAATAGTAGGCAGAGAGCTGACCAAAAAATTTGAGCAGCTGGTCACACTCACTGCTGCGGATATTCCGGAGTGGCTTGATAAAGCTGAGAGCCTCAGGGGTGAATTTATTATTTTAGTAGCTGGCCGCCAAGCCTACGCGGACGAGGCTCCTGAAAACTCGGCGCTCTTGCTATGGGCTAATGCCCTAAGTCCTTACTTAGGCAGCAAAGAAATTGCTGCCGTGCTCGCTCAAACGCTTGGGCTGAGCAAAAAAGAGGCGTACCAAGTTACTCTAGACGCAAAACGTCAAAACGAAGAAGAATAA
- the tuf gene encoding elongation factor Tu — MAKEKFERTKPHVNVGTIGHVDHGKTTLTAAIATVLSKQFGGEAKAYDQIDAAPEEKARGITINTAHVEYETANRHYAHVDCPGHADYVKNMITGAAQMDGAILVCSAADGPMPQTREHILLARQVGVPYIVVFLNKCDMVDDAELLELVEMEVRELLSKYDFPGDDTPIIQGSAKLALEGDEGPMGKEAIMKLADALDTYIPTPERAIDGAFLMPVEDVFSISGRGTVVTGRIERGIVKVGEEIEIIGIKPTLKTTCTGVEMFRKLLDQGQAGDNVGILLRGTKREEVERGQVLAKPGSITPHTHFTAEVYILGKDEGGRHTPFFNNYRPQFYFRTTDVTGSIELPKDKEMVMPGDNVTITVKLIAPIAMEEGLRFAIREGGRTVGAGVVAKILA, encoded by the coding sequence ATGGCAAAAGAAAAGTTTGAGCGGACAAAACCGCACGTAAACGTTGGCACAATCGGTCACGTTGACCACGGTAAAACTACCTTGACAGCTGCAATTGCAACCGTGCTCTCTAAGCAATTTGGTGGCGAAGCAAAAGCATACGATCAGATCGATGCTGCTCCAGAAGAAAAAGCACGCGGTATTACGATTAATACAGCACACGTTGAGTATGAGACTGCAAATCGTCACTACGCACACGTGGATTGCCCAGGACATGCTGACTACGTAAAGAACATGATTACGGGCGCTGCTCAGATGGACGGCGCTATTTTGGTTTGCTCTGCAGCTGACGGCCCAATGCCACAAACGCGTGAGCACATCCTCTTGGCACGCCAAGTTGGTGTTCCTTACATCGTGGTTTTCTTAAACAAATGCGACATGGTTGATGATGCTGAATTGTTAGAGCTAGTTGAAATGGAAGTGCGTGAGCTTTTATCTAAGTACGACTTCCCAGGCGATGACACTCCAATCATTCAAGGTTCTGCTAAGTTAGCTCTTGAAGGCGACGAAGGCCCAATGGGTAAAGAAGCCATCATGAAATTGGCTGATGCACTAGATACTTATATCCCAACTCCAGAGCGTGCCATTGACGGTGCGTTCTTGATGCCAGTAGAGGACGTGTTCTCTATCTCCGGTCGCGGTACTGTTGTTACAGGCCGTATCGAGCGCGGTATCGTTAAGGTTGGTGAAGAGATTGAAATTATTGGTATCAAGCCAACCCTCAAGACCACTTGTACTGGTGTTGAAATGTTCCGCAAATTGCTCGACCAAGGTCAAGCAGGCGATAACGTCGGTATCTTGTTACGCGGCACAAAACGTGAAGAAGTTGAGCGCGGCCAAGTGTTGGCTAAGCCAGGTTCAATCACCCCACATACTCACTTTACAGCCGAGGTTTACATCTTGGGTAAAGATGAAGGTGGCCGTCATACACCATTCTTTAACAACTATCGTCCCCAGTTCTACTTCCGTACTACGGACGTGACTGGTTCAATCGAGTTGCCAAAAGACAAAGAAATGGTGATGCCTGGTGATAACGTCACGATTACCGTAAAACTCATCGCGCCAATCGCGATGGAAGAAGGTTTACGTTTTGCGATCCGTGAAGGTGGCCGTACTGTTGGCGCCGGTGTGGTTGCTAAGATTTTGGCTTAA
- a CDS encoding phosphoheptose isomerase, producing MDKDTLERLRARASQHFLDSIAVKQAAEKILPEPLARGIVAMTNCLRAGGKVMACGNGGSAADAQHFAAELIGRFERERQELAAIALTTDTSILTAVGNDYSYDEIFAKQVRGLGKKGDILIGISTSGNSKNVVRAIEAAKKMGIQIIALTGNGGGKIASLLDTNDIHLCAPSTRTARIQETHLVLLHALCDGVDHLLLD from the coding sequence ATGGATAAAGATACTCTCGAACGTTTGCGCGCTCGCGCATCCCAACATTTTTTAGACAGCATTGCTGTAAAGCAGGCTGCTGAAAAAATACTTCCTGAGCCGCTTGCTCGCGGCATAGTTGCCATGACAAACTGCCTACGCGCTGGCGGAAAAGTAATGGCTTGCGGTAATGGCGGATCAGCCGCTGATGCGCAGCATTTCGCCGCTGAGCTGATTGGTCGCTTTGAGAGAGAGCGACAAGAGTTGGCTGCGATTGCGCTGACTACAGACACATCTATTTTGACTGCTGTAGGAAATGACTACAGCTATGACGAAATCTTTGCTAAGCAAGTACGCGGCCTTGGAAAAAAAGGTGACATCTTAATTGGGATCTCCACTTCAGGAAATTCAAAAAACGTAGTGAGAGCAATTGAGGCTGCAAAAAAGATGGGGATTCAGATTATTGCCTTGACTGGTAATGGTGGTGGAAAGATTGCTAGCTTATTAGACACTAATGACATTCATCTGTGTGCGCCCTCCACTCGTACTGCTCGTATTCAAGAAACGCATTTAGTTTTACTTCATGCCTTATGCGATGGTGTAGATCATTTATTGCTCGATTAA
- a CDS encoding BON domain-containing protein → MRNTLIIKLFAVMLISSFLSGCGLLAVGGVVAGASVLADRRSPAVQAIDKGIELEAGNALAKRYGDNAHINVTSFNQKVLLTGEVKDADIKGQAATFAKAMKNARSVFNELVIGPNSTFTARANDSYLESKIKTQMIFTDKLPSNSMAIVAEGSSVYLMGILTQNEAAIAKKVTSNVDGVKDVYVYFDIISDAEKTRLEKQGKADESEPNSMPKQ, encoded by the coding sequence ATGCGAAATACCCTCATCATCAAATTATTTGCTGTGATGTTGATTTCCTCCTTCCTATCTGGTTGTGGCTTATTAGCTGTTGGCGGTGTTGTGGCAGGCGCAAGCGTATTGGCTGATCGCCGTTCTCCAGCCGTGCAGGCAATTGATAAGGGCATTGAGTTAGAGGCTGGCAATGCTTTAGCCAAGCGCTATGGTGATAATGCCCACATTAACGTGACATCATTCAATCAAAAGGTATTGTTAACTGGTGAGGTTAAGGATGCCGATATTAAGGGCCAAGCCGCCACCTTTGCAAAGGCAATGAAAAATGCCCGCTCTGTCTTTAATGAATTGGTCATCGGCCCTAATAGCACCTTTACAGCTCGTGCGAATGATTCTTACCTCGAATCTAAAATCAAAACCCAAATGATCTTCACAGACAAGTTGCCATCGAATTCAATGGCAATTGTTGCTGAAGGGAGCAGCGTTTATTTGATGGGCATTCTGACGCAAAATGAAGCCGCGATTGCTAAAAAAGTTACGAGCAATGTTGATGGTGTAAAAGATGTGTACGTCTACTTCGATATTATTTCTGATGCAGAAAAAACGCGTCTTGAAAAACAAGGTAAGGCAGACGAATCGGAGCCAAACTCAATGCCAAAGCAGTAA
- the secE gene encoding preprotein translocase subunit SecE: protein MSHQTASHSEEKSSWVSGLAALIVVAALVLYYTLADQSLLIRLAVLFGGIATAVLIVAMSADGRRFIAYAKDSWYEVKKVVWPTRKETTQMTLVVFGFVVIMSLFLWLADKLIEWLVFSAFLGWK from the coding sequence ATGTCTCATCAAACAGCAAGTCACTCTGAAGAAAAGAGCAGCTGGGTCTCCGGACTCGCTGCTTTAATCGTCGTTGCAGCGTTAGTTCTTTACTACACGTTGGCAGATCAATCTTTATTGATCCGTTTAGCTGTTTTGTTTGGCGGCATAGCAACTGCAGTTTTGATTGTGGCGATGTCAGCAGATGGGCGTCGTTTCATCGCCTACGCTAAAGACTCTTGGTATGAAGTAAAAAAGGTTGTTTGGCCGACTCGCAAAGAGACGACTCAAATGACTCTAGTCGTATTTGGCTTTGTCGTGATCATGTCCTTGTTTTTGTGGCTTGCAGACAAATTAATTGAATGGCTAGTTTTTTCAGCCTTTTTGGGCTGGAAGTGA
- the rplJ gene encoding 50S ribosomal protein L10, producing MPLNVQDKKAIVADVGAQLAGAQTVVLAEYRGIPVEQLTKLRASARDQGVYLRVLKNTLARRAAQGTQFEPLADSMVGPLIYGISVDPIASAKVLQNFAKTQDKLVITAGLYNGKLLDVAGVKSLASIPSRDELLSQLLGVMLAPVSAMARVLGAVAAQKAEGAPAPVAAPVAEVAAAPVEIVAEAAAPEASAEPAAAAPEAGTETPQTPAAE from the coding sequence GTGCCTTTGAATGTACAAGACAAAAAAGCGATTGTTGCTGATGTCGGCGCTCAATTGGCTGGAGCTCAAACAGTCGTGCTTGCTGAATACCGTGGTATTCCAGTAGAGCAGTTGACAAAGCTACGTGCTAGCGCACGTGACCAAGGTGTATATCTTCGCGTTTTGAAGAACACATTGGCACGCCGTGCTGCACAAGGTACACAGTTTGAGCCTCTTGCCGATTCGATGGTTGGCCCTTTGATCTATGGCATCTCTGTTGATCCGATTGCTTCGGCAAAAGTATTGCAGAACTTTGCTAAGACTCAAGACAAGCTGGTCATTACTGCTGGCTTATATAACGGCAAGTTGTTGGACGTAGCGGGCGTTAAATCCCTCGCGTCTATTCCAAGCCGCGACGAGTTGTTATCTCAGTTGTTAGGTGTGATGTTGGCACCAGTATCTGCAATGGCTCGCGTATTGGGCGCAGTAGCAGCACAAAAGGCAGAAGGAGCACCCGCTCCTGTTGCAGCACCGGTAGCAGAAGTAGCAGCAGCTCCAGTAGAAATAGTTGCTGAAGCCGCAGCTCCAGAAGCAAGTGCTGAGCCTGCAGCCGCAGCCCCAGAAGCTGGAACAGAAACACCGCAAACCCCTGCCGCTGAATAA
- the rplL gene encoding 50S ribosomal protein L7/L12: MAITKEEIIDAVGSMSVMDLNDLVKAFEEKFGVSAAAMAVAGPAGAAGGAAAEEQTEFTVNLLEAGANKVSVIKAVREITGLGLKEAKDLVDGAPKPIKEAVDKKTAEEAKKKLDEAGAKSEIK, translated from the coding sequence ATGGCGATTACTAAAGAAGAAATCATTGATGCAGTAGGTAGCATGTCTGTTATGGATTTGAACGACTTGGTTAAGGCGTTCGAAGAGAAGTTTGGCGTTTCAGCTGCAGCGATGGCTGTTGCTGGCCCTGCTGGTGCTGCTGGCGGCGCTGCTGCTGAAGAGCAAACAGAATTTACTGTGAACTTGCTCGAAGCTGGCGCAAATAAAGTTTCAGTAATTAAGGCTGTTCGTGAAATCACTGGCCTTGGCTTGAAAGAAGCTAAAGACTTAGTTGATGGCGCACCAAAGCCAATCAAAGAAGCTGTTGATAAGAAGACAGCTGAAGAAGCTAAGAAGAAGCTTGACGAAGCAGGCGCTAAGTCAGAAATCAAGTAA